A window of the Streptomyces formicae genome harbors these coding sequences:
- a CDS encoding L,D-transpeptidase — MSNAVRRTRAALAAVFVWTGLLVLLTGCTGGEPSAGGKPRSAADHIRITPEDGAKDVAPDGGLEVSVPSGRLERVRVTRIEDAEPAEIPGGISGDGLRWRPDDGKRLQLAAKYRVDAVALDGHGRRSARHSTFTTLVPEHRLIAYSKPENRSTVGTGMIVSITFNREVTNHAAVQRAIRITADPPVEIVGHWFSNGRIDFRPRTYWKPGTKVKVDLGLRDVQGAPGVYGIQDKTFAFTVGRSQISTVDAERHIMEVRRDGDLIATLPVTAGARKTTTYNGTMVVSEMFDVTRMNGATVGFRNKKTGKSEYDIKDVPHAIRLTTSGTFLHGNYWSRADTFGRANVSHGCIGLRDEQGGSELSPAGWFFDRTLIGDIVKVVNSRDRTVAPDNGLNGWNMDWRKWKAGSALG; from the coding sequence GTGAGCAACGCGGTGAGACGGACGAGGGCCGCGCTGGCCGCCGTCTTCGTATGGACGGGACTCCTGGTCCTGCTGACGGGCTGCACGGGAGGCGAGCCGAGCGCCGGGGGCAAGCCGCGGTCGGCCGCCGACCACATCAGGATCACCCCCGAGGACGGCGCGAAGGACGTGGCGCCGGACGGCGGCCTGGAAGTGAGCGTGCCCAGCGGCCGGCTGGAGCGGGTCAGGGTCACCCGGATCGAGGACGCCGAGCCCGCCGAGATCCCCGGCGGCATCTCGGGCGACGGGCTGCGCTGGCGGCCCGACGACGGCAAGCGTCTCCAACTGGCCGCCAAGTACCGCGTCGACGCGGTGGCGCTCGACGGCCACGGCAGGCGCTCCGCCCGGCACAGCACCTTCACCACGCTGGTGCCCGAGCACCGCCTGATCGCCTACTCCAAACCGGAGAACCGCTCCACCGTCGGCACCGGAATGATCGTCTCCATCACCTTCAACCGCGAGGTCACCAACCACGCGGCCGTGCAGCGCGCCATCCGGATCACCGCCGACCCGCCGGTGGAGATCGTGGGCCACTGGTTCAGCAACGGCCGCATCGACTTCAGACCGCGCACGTACTGGAAGCCGGGCACCAAGGTGAAGGTCGACCTGGGGCTGCGCGACGTGCAGGGCGCTCCGGGCGTGTACGGCATCCAGGACAAGACCTTCGCCTTCACCGTGGGCCGTTCACAGATCTCCACGGTCGACGCGGAGCGGCACATCATGGAGGTGCGCCGCGACGGCGATCTGATCGCGACCCTGCCGGTCACAGCGGGCGCGCGGAAGACGACGACGTACAACGGCACGATGGTGGTCAGCGAGATGTTCGACGTGACCCGGATGAACGGGGCCACGGTCGGCTTCCGGAACAAGAAGACCGGCAAGAGCGAGTACGACATCAAGGACGTGCCGCACGCGATCCGGTTGACCACGTCGGGCACTTTCCTGCACGGCAACTACTGGTCGCGCGCCGACACTTTCGGCCGGGCGAACGTCAGCCACGGCTGCATCGGGCTCCGCGACGAGCAGGGCGGCAGCGAGCTCAGCCCGGCCGGTTGGTTCTTCGACCGCACGCTGATCGGCGACATCGTGAAAGTGGTCAATTCCCGTGACCGGACGGTCGCTCCCGACAACGGCCTGAACGGCTGGAACATGGACTGGCGCAAGTGGAAGGCAGGTTCCGCGCTCGGCTGA